In Desulfovibrio porci, the sequence GTTATTTTATTTTGTCGGCGCTGTGGCGCCGGATTTTCCGGGCCGGTCCGGCCTCGGCGGCGGTGCTGGCTGCGGCCCTGAGCCTGCTGGCGGTTCCGGCCCCGGAAGCGCTGGCGGCGCGCGCCGCCCAGAAAAAGGCCGTCCAGGTTACCACAATCTATGACAACCAGCCGCCGGTCACCGACAAGGAACTGGTCGGTTTTCTTGAAATCCTGCCCCGCTTCCGGGCCTGGGCCAAGGAAAACAAGGAAGAGGCCCATCCGGTGCTGCGCAACGGCAAAGCGGACTTTCTCTATTCGCCCCAGGCGGCGGAGTGGGTGCGCGCCCAGGGCTGGGACCCGGTACGCTTTTTCTGCGTCATGGGCCGCATGGCCGCCGCCTTGGTGATTGTGGAAGAAGGCAACGATATGAGCGGCACCCGCCCGCGCGACATGCCCGGCGTCACGGAAGAGGAACTGGCCCTGGCCCGTCGCCATCTGGGCACAATGCTCAAGGCCGGCGGCAACGCGCCGCCTATCAATCGCTGAACGTCGCGCACTCCGCGCACAAAAAAACGCTCCGTCTGACGGAGCGTTTTTTTGTGCGCGGAGCGTTCTTTGAGTTTTTTCTTCCGCATGGCGTGTGCTTGAAGTTGCTGCTGAAAGCTGGTATCAAAAATTGACTTTATTTAATGGATCATCTAAATACAGTCATAACTATGGGGATGTTTTATGGAATCTCGGCTTTACCGGTTTTCATGGGATTTTATCGGCGATATTGAGGACGGCAGGCCCAACCTCGGCAATACCACGCGCATCGAAGTCTACCGCCTGTTCCAGTATACCTTGCGTGACGTTCTGGAAGCGCGCTACGGCACAGAGGAATCCGACCGCATTCTCTATGAGGCGGGCTTTCTGGCCGGGAAAAATTTTTGCGAAAAATTTGTCGGGCCGCGCGAATCGTTCGATGATTTCGTGGACGGCGTGCAGCGCGCCCTGCTGGATCTCAAGGTCGGCCTTCTGCGGATGGAAAGCGAAGACCGGGA encodes:
- a CDS encoding serine/threonine protein phosphatase — protein: MSALWRRIFRAGPASAAVLAAALSLLAVPAPEALAARAAQKKAVQVTTIYDNQPPVTDKELVGFLEILPRFRAWAKENKEEAHPVLRNGKADFLYSPQAAEWVRAQGWDPVRFFCVMGRMAAALVIVEEGNDMSGTRPRDMPGVTEEELALARRHLGTMLKAGGNAPPINR
- a CDS encoding V4R domain-containing protein, which codes for MESRLYRFSWDFIGDIEDGRPNLGNTTRIEVYRLFQYTLRDVLEARYGTEESDRILYEAGFLAGKNFCEKFVGPRESFDDFVDGVQRALLDLKVGLLRMESEDRENARFTLTVAEDLDCSGLPDMEHAVCTYDEGFIAGIFNVFTGQDFDVKEIDCWCTGDRTCRFEVKPKSAA